In Cydia pomonella isolate Wapato2018A chromosome 1, ilCydPomo1, whole genome shotgun sequence, one genomic interval encodes:
- the LOC133529655 gene encoding uncharacterized protein LOC133529655 yields MPPFAVASPAQKRQGGATPPPHSLPRLDLSPMDTDPAPAKSPTPPASSTAGPAPPAAPTAKGKRYPPLIVEVMPDWPMHFRELRKVLGHQVNARPLGKGIIFTPRDEDEYRAIQQYLQTTGLHWFCYGLPAERSLKIAIRGLPANTDPAEIEEDLREKGFLPEFVRQIRARSGRPGCIFHAQLQRTADTTPGIYALTELLGMPGVKVEAWRGRKGPAQCYRCQGFRHSSVNCHRPLACRAVPGLQAGGAQQEGRSRSAHWCSTANHLAASR; encoded by the exons ATGCCGCCATTCGCCGTAGCCAGCCCTGCTCAGAAGCGGCAGGGTGGCGCAACGCCACCGCCGCACTCACTTCCCCGGCTCGACCTGTCCCCCATGGACACGGACCCGGCGCCGGCGAAGTCACCAACTCCGCCCGCCTCATCCACCGCCGGACCAGCGCCCCCCGCCGCCCCTACCGCGAAGGGGAAGCGATACCCACCCCTCATTGTGGAGGTGATGCCTGATTGGCCAATGCATTTCCGCGAGCTGCGGAAGGTGCTGGGCCACCAGGTCAACGCACGCCCCCTGGGGAAAGGCATTATCTTCACCCCGAGGGACGAGGATGAGTACCGGGCGATCCAGCAGTACCTTCAGACCACGGGGCTACACTGGTTCTGCTACGGCCTCCCAGCAGAACGCAGCCTCAAGATCGCCATCCGCGGCCTGCCGGCGAACACCGACCCGGCAGAAATAGAAGAAGACCTGAGGGAGAAGGGCTTCTTACCCGAATTCGTCCGCCAAATCCGCGCGCGCAGCGGCCGGCCTGGATGCATATTCCACGCCCAACTGCAGCGCACCGCGGACACGACGCCGGGGATCTACGCCCTCACCGAGCTCCTGGGTATGCCAGGAGTAAAGGTCGAAGCCTGGCGAGGACGAAAGGGCCCCGCGCAGTGCTACAGGTGCCAGGGTTTTCGGCACTCGTCGGTGAACTGCCACCGCCCTCTCGCCTGC CGCGCAGTGCCCGGTCTACAAGCGGGAGGCGCGCAACAAGAAGGCCGGAGTCGCAGCGCGCACTGGTGCAGCACTGCCAACCACCTCGCAGCCAGCCGTTGA